The following are encoded together in the Hydractinia symbiolongicarpus strain clone_291-10 chromosome 14, HSymV2.1, whole genome shotgun sequence genome:
- the LOC130625129 gene encoding uncharacterized protein LOC130625129: MVIVRALKDVISIKFKTRHDSFCDQFSRVFMTKIFLMASVIMGFDYFSDKVTCMTPKGSTLSKDFIHSVCWISGFYIYEEMKDRLDESSYFGIPLRIKRNGIDSLGRLCETRDQNRIYKSCHPMTKLYYLQYQWLPFYVGALAVLYYLPYIIFRLVNSDLVSLKRAVKSFTTDADNIVQNYFNYRINPIQKLRFRVWLNILVKVLYVVVTVSSFLSTDYLLLGNFVGYGKSYINWGHFNVTMAHNKARNRITPKPGNILFSQ, translated from the coding sequence ATGGTGATCGTACGTGCGTTAAAAGATGTCATCTCAATCAAGTTCAAAACGAGACACGACAGTTTTTGCGATCAATTCAGCAGAGTGTTTATGACGAAAATATTTCTCATGGCAAGTGTTATAATGGGTTTTGATTATTTCTCTGATAAAGTGACATGCATGACTCCCAAGGGTAGTACGTTATCGAAGGACTTCATTCATTCCGTTTGTTGGATATCTGgattttatatttatgaagagaTGAAGGATCGTTTAGACGAAAGCAGTTACTTTGGTATTCCACTTCGAATTAAAAGAAATGGTATTGATTCCTTAGGTCGTCTTTGTGAGACAAGAGATCAGAATCGGATATACAAATCCTGTCACCCGATGACTAAATTGTATTATCTCCAGTATCAATGGCTACCCTTTTATGTTGGAGCTCTAGCTGTGCTTTATTATCTCCCTTATATTATATTCAGATTAGTCAATTCGGATTTAGTAAGCTTAAAGAGAGCTGTTAAATCGTTTACAACAGACGCAGACAATATTGTGCAGAACTATTTTAATTACAGAATTAATCCGATTCAGAAACTACGATTTCGAGTTTGGTTAAATATTCTAGTCAAAGTATTGTACGTTGTTGTCACAGTGTCTTCTTTTTTATCGACGGACTACCTTCTACTGGGTAATTTCGTTGGCTACGGAAAGAGTTATATCAACTGGGGACACTTTAACGTAACAATGGCGCATAATAAAGCTCGCAACAGGATTACTCCGAAACCAggtaatattttgttttctcaATAG